In a genomic window of Deinococcus aestuarii:
- a CDS encoding metal ABC transporter permease: MTWLTDPLQFDFFLRALAAVVLVSVLCALVGAWVVLRGLSYIGDAMSHAVLPGIVGAFLTGGNLLLGALVAAVLTALGIGAVSQRGGLKQDSAIGIVFVGMFALGVVMLSKASTFTTDLTNFLIGNPLGVTPGDLWGALIVTLVVGGILTAVQKELLLASFDPTEARAIGLPVRALESLLLILIGLVVVLTVQLVGTTLSVSLLITSSAAARLLARSLRKMIVLAALLGAAGGVTGLYLSYFLDTAPGATIVLVNTAIFLVALAFRRREN, translated from the coding sequence ATGACCTGGCTCACCGACCCCCTCCAGTTCGACTTCTTCCTGCGCGCACTCGCGGCAGTCGTGCTCGTCAGCGTGCTGTGCGCCCTCGTCGGGGCGTGGGTGGTGCTGCGGGGGCTGAGCTACATCGGGGACGCGATGAGCCACGCGGTGTTGCCGGGCATCGTGGGAGCGTTCCTGACGGGGGGGAACCTGCTTCTCGGGGCGCTCGTCGCCGCCGTGCTCACCGCGCTCGGGATCGGGGCCGTCAGCCAGCGGGGCGGGCTCAAGCAGGACAGCGCCATCGGCATCGTGTTCGTGGGGATGTTCGCGCTCGGCGTGGTGATGCTTTCAAAAGCCTCCACCTTCACCACCGACCTGACCAACTTCCTGATCGGGAACCCGCTGGGCGTCACGCCGGGCGACCTGTGGGGGGCGCTCATCGTCACGCTCGTCGTGGGGGGCATCCTGACCGCCGTGCAAAAAGAACTCCTGCTCGCCTCCTTCGACCCCACCGAGGCGCGGGCCATCGGCCTCCCGGTGCGGGCCCTCGAAAGCCTGCTGTTGATCCTGATCGGGCTGGTCGTCGTGCTGACGGTGCAGCTCGTGGGCACGACGCTGAGCGTGAGCCTGCTGATCACGTCGAGCGCCGCCGCCCGCCTGCTCGCCCGCAGCCTGCGGAAGATGATCGTGCTCGCGGCGCTGCTCGGTGCGGCCGGGGGCGTGACCGGGCTGTACCTCAGCTACTTCCTCGACACGGCGCCCGGCGCGACCATCGTGCTCGTCAACACGGCGATCTTCCTGGTGGCGCTGGCGTTTCGGCGGCGGGAAAACTGA
- a CDS encoding metal ABC transporter solute-binding protein, Zn/Mn family translates to MTRGGPSLLGCGALASLLLTLGVGTASAAPLPVSATTTIIADFVRVVGGNRVSVNVIVPPGGDTHAFQPTTAAIRGLAGSRTLFVNGAGLEPWLPKLRAAAPGVPVTELTAGLKLREAGHEEDHGDEHGHGALDPHAWWDPALAAGYVRNVQTVLTRLDPAGKATYANNAAAYLRQLQALDAYAKKQFTTVPAARRKVVTNHDSLHYLAERYGLTVVGTVIPGLGTEREPSARELATLIGAVKGSGARVIFTENTLNTRLAQTLARETGATIAPPLYTDALGPKGSAGDTYLKAFRANVDTMVRALKQDRAS, encoded by the coding sequence ATGACGAGGGGGGGGCCGTCCCTCCTCGGGTGCGGCGCCCTCGCCAGCCTCCTGCTGACCCTGGGAGTGGGCACGGCCTCGGCGGCGCCCCTGCCTGTGAGCGCGACGACGACGATCATCGCGGACTTCGTGCGGGTGGTCGGCGGGAACAGGGTGAGCGTGAACGTGATCGTGCCGCCCGGCGGGGACACCCACGCCTTCCAGCCGACCACCGCCGCCATTCGCGGGCTGGCGGGCAGCCGCACCCTGTTCGTCAACGGGGCGGGCCTGGAACCCTGGCTCCCGAAGCTGCGGGCCGCCGCGCCGGGGGTGCCCGTGACCGAGCTGACGGCGGGGCTGAAGCTGCGCGAGGCCGGGCACGAGGAGGACCACGGGGACGAGCACGGCCACGGCGCCCTCGATCCCCACGCCTGGTGGGACCCGGCCCTCGCCGCCGGATACGTGCGGAACGTGCAGACGGTCCTCACACGGCTCGACCCGGCCGGGAAGGCAACTTACGCGAACAATGCCGCCGCCTACCTGAGACAGCTCCAGGCCCTCGACGCCTACGCGAAAAAACAGTTCACCACCGTCCCCGCCGCCCGCCGCAAGGTCGTCACCAACCACGACAGCCTGCACTACCTCGCCGAGCGTTACGGCCTGACCGTCGTCGGCACCGTCATCCCCGGCCTCGGCACCGAGCGCGAGCCGAGCGCCCGCGAACTCGCCACCCTCATTGGGGCGGTGAAGGGGAGCGGCGCCCGCGTCATCTTCACCGAGAACACGCTGAACACCCGCCTTGCCCAAACGCTCGCCCGTGAGACTGGCGCGACCATCGCCCCGCCCCTCTACACCGACGCCCTGGGGCCGAAGGGGAGCGCGGGCGATACGTACCTCAAGGCGTTTCGGGCGAACGTGGACACGATGGTGAGGGCGCTGAAGCAGGACCGCGCCTCTTGA
- a CDS encoding metal ABC transporter ATP-binding protein: MLAVENLTVRYGAHTALEGATVQFAPGSFTAVIGPNGAGKSTLLKTVVGLNVPSAGRVTFTDGGSAQGDVAYVPQQQTLDWAFPVTVWDVAMMGRTGRVGWLRWPSRADRERVAGALRQTGVYELRGRHIGALSGGQRQRVLLARMLARDARVLLLDEPLTGVDAATQEQLMALLRAQADAGRAVVMVTHDLEQARRWCDHLVLVNRRVIADGTPEEVYTPHNIEATFSSSHLGHTHAEA, translated from the coding sequence ATGCTCGCGGTGGAGAATCTGACGGTGCGGTACGGGGCGCACACGGCGCTGGAGGGGGCGACGGTGCAGTTTGCGCCGGGCAGCTTCACCGCGGTGATCGGGCCGAATGGGGCGGGCAAGAGCACGCTGCTCAAGACGGTGGTGGGGCTGAACGTGCCCTCCGCCGGGCGGGTGACCTTTACGGACGGGGGCAGCGCGCAAGGCGACGTGGCCTACGTGCCGCAGCAGCAGACGCTCGACTGGGCCTTTCCCGTGACCGTCTGGGACGTGGCGATGATGGGCCGCACCGGGCGGGTGGGCTGGCTGCGCTGGCCGAGCCGGGCCGACCGCGAGCGGGTGGCGGGCGCGCTGCGGCAGACGGGCGTGTACGAGTTGCGTGGGCGGCACATCGGGGCGCTGAGCGGCGGGCAGCGCCAGCGGGTGCTCCTGGCGCGAATGCTCGCGCGGGACGCCCGGGTCCTCCTCCTCGACGAGCCGCTGACCGGGGTGGACGCCGCCACCCAGGAGCAACTGATGGCCCTGCTGCGCGCCCAGGCGGACGCGGGCCGGGCCGTCGTGATGGTCACGCACGACCTGGAGCAGGCGCGGCGCTGGTGCGATCACCTCGTCCTCGTCAACCGGCGGGTCATTGCGGACGGCACGCCGGAGGAGGTCTACACCCCGCACAACATCGAGGCGACCTTCAGCTCCAGCCACCTCGGGCATACCCACGCGGAGGCGTGA